Proteins from one Candidatus Methanoperedens sp. genomic window:
- a CDS encoding S26 family signal peptidase, whose protein sequence is MGLIEKIKEFNKSENPWVGLLRDFLFVIFVVAIFASVSHIALGLWAPMVAVESGSMIPHIQIGDIIFVQSSDRTQIITYETGKNTNYTSFDEYGDVILYKPYGREGVTPIIHRAMYYVEEGKSMWDGGPPAPYAGYITKGDNTRTNPAYDQQGSISYLQPVKKEWVIGVARFYRIPVLGYVSIIPRKILSI, encoded by the coding sequence ATGGGTCTAATAGAAAAAATAAAAGAGTTCAATAAAAGCGAGAATCCCTGGGTCGGACTTTTACGGGATTTTCTCTTCGTAATCTTTGTTGTGGCAATTTTCGCTTCAGTATCCCACATTGCTTTAGGACTCTGGGCGCCCATGGTTGCGGTGGAGAGTGGCAGCATGATACCGCATATTCAAATAGGGGATATTATCTTTGTTCAGAGCAGCGACCGCACCCAGATAATAACATACGAAACAGGAAAAAATACCAATTATACTTCATTTGATGAATATGGCGATGTGATTTTATACAAACCCTATGGGAGAGAAGGGGTTACCCCCATAATCCACCGTGCCATGTACTATGTTGAAGAGGGTAAATCCATGTGGGATGGAGGACCTCCGGCTCCCTATGCAGGTTATATTACAAAAGGAGACAATACCAGAACAAACCCAGCGTATGACCAGCAGGGCAGCATAAGTTATCTCCAGCCTGTGAAAAAAGAGTGGGTGATCGGGGTGGCACGGTTTTATCGTATCCCTGTTCTGGGTTATGTTTCTATTATTCCCAGAAAGATACTAAGCATATAA
- the hisS gene encoding histidine--tRNA ligase translates to MEIQKPRGTRDFLPEEMAKRKYVENKMREVAQRWGYGEIKTPTFEHIELFTLKSGEAILGEIYNFRDKGDREIALRPELTAPVVRMYVEELQRSAKPLKFYYFDNCFRYERPQKGRFREFFQFGVEILGSAKAEADAEVIALAEEMLTSVDVKGDLHVGHLGIVRALLKDMQAEHQSRIMRLVDKKDDKGLEEFLDEINAPDEMRGKLFRLIGLHGDNAVHEARELVGDIEAISQFEALLDLLDVYGLEYQVDLGIARGLDYYTGMVFEIYCEGLGAQNQVCGGGSYRLAQLFGGEDVASTGYAIGFDRVMEICEAAPQSSKRIVVVCFEDTRKEAIVIAKKLRAHVSTYVDVMGRKFKDQISYANTIGASHVVIVGKNELDAGKVALKDMRTGVQELVTVEEVGERLNEI, encoded by the coding sequence ATGGAAATACAAAAACCACGAGGCACGCGCGATTTTCTACCCGAGGAAATGGCAAAGCGAAAGTACGTAGAAAATAAGATGCGCGAGGTTGCACAACGATGGGGTTATGGCGAGATAAAGACTCCTACTTTTGAGCATATCGAGCTTTTTACACTGAAGTCAGGAGAAGCCATTCTGGGTGAGATATACAACTTCAGGGATAAGGGAGACCGCGAGATTGCGCTTCGACCCGAGCTCACAGCGCCCGTGGTAAGGATGTACGTCGAGGAACTTCAGAGGTCGGCGAAACCGCTTAAGTTCTATTATTTTGACAACTGCTTCAGGTATGAGCGACCGCAGAAAGGCCGCTTCAGGGAGTTTTTCCAGTTTGGCGTGGAGATTCTAGGGAGTGCAAAAGCAGAGGCTGATGCCGAGGTTATCGCACTGGCGGAAGAGATGCTAACGAGCGTGGATGTGAAGGGAGACCTGCATGTGGGGCATCTTGGGATTGTGCGCGCACTGTTGAAGGATATGCAAGCTGAGCACCAGAGCAGGATAATGAGGCTCGTGGACAAGAAGGACGATAAAGGGCTTGAGGAGTTCCTGGATGAGATCAATGCGCCCGATGAGATGAGGGGAAAATTGTTCCGTTTGATAGGGCTTCACGGGGATAATGCGGTGCATGAAGCCCGTGAATTAGTCGGGGATATCGAGGCGATATCACAGTTCGAGGCGCTTCTTGATCTGCTGGATGTTTACGGGCTGGAATACCAGGTTGACCTTGGGATAGCAAGGGGGCTTGATTATTATACGGGCATGGTGTTTGAGATATACTGCGAGGGCTTGGGGGCGCAGAACCAGGTGTGCGGCGGCGGCTCCTATCGCCTCGCGCAATTGTTCGGCGGCGAGGATGTAGCTTCGACGGGATATGCTATCGGTTTTGACAGGGTTATGGAGATATGCGAGGCGGCTCCGCAGTCTTCAAAGCGCATTGTTGTTGTCTGTTTTGAGGACACGCGTAAAGAGGCTATTGTGATTGCAAAAAAGCTGAGGGCGCATGTCTCAACATACGTGGACGTGATGGGGCGCAAGTTCAAGGATCAGATTTCCTATGCAAATACGATTGGCGCAAGCCATGTTGTTATCGTGGGGAAGAACGAGCTTGATGCAGGGAAGGTGGCGCTCAAGGATATGAGGACAGGGGTGCAGGAGCTGGTGACGGTGGAGGAAGTGGGGGAGAGATTGAACGAAATTTAA